In Halanaeroarchaeum sp. HSR-CO, one DNA window encodes the following:
- a CDS encoding adenylosuccinate synthase produces the protein MTVTIVGAQLGDEGKGGIVDLYGDHADVVARYQGGDNAGHTVVLDGDEYKLSLVPSGAVRGKTGVLGNGVVINPRTLFDEIDALKERGLDPDVRVARRAHVIMPYHRLLDGIEEEAKSDSDLDAGTTGRGIGPTYEDKVGRRGIRIGDLLDHEVLRERLEYVVPQKRAIYEDVYGKTAGEEFDVEALFEEYSAIGDRIRSAEMDVNAGEFLAEHLHDGDNVMLEGAQGTSLDIDHGIYPFVTSSNPTAGYAATGTGLGVTDVGRGEVIGIVKAYLSRVGTGPLPTELDGELAEYIREEGGEYGTVTGRPRRVGWLDLPMLRHAARASGFTGIAINHLDVIAGLDEVKVGHAYELDGDTIETMPATTERWGDCDPVYRTFDGWPEVDWDEIAAEGYDALPAAAQEYVEYVETEVGVPAYALSIGPGREQSIVRTNPFA, from the coding sequence ATGACCGTCACCATCGTGGGTGCGCAGCTAGGCGACGAAGGCAAGGGGGGAATCGTCGACCTCTACGGCGATCACGCCGACGTCGTCGCTCGATACCAGGGCGGGGACAACGCCGGACATACCGTCGTTCTGGACGGCGACGAATACAAACTCTCGCTCGTTCCGAGCGGAGCCGTGCGGGGAAAGACCGGCGTCCTCGGCAACGGCGTCGTCATCAACCCCCGGACGCTCTTCGACGAGATCGACGCTCTCAAAGAACGAGGCCTGGACCCCGACGTCCGGGTTGCTCGCCGTGCGCACGTCATTATGCCGTATCATCGCCTGCTCGACGGTATCGAGGAGGAGGCAAAGAGCGACTCCGACCTCGATGCTGGCACTACGGGCCGGGGCATCGGCCCCACCTACGAGGACAAGGTCGGTCGTCGAGGGATCCGGATCGGCGACCTCCTCGACCACGAGGTTCTCCGCGAGCGCCTGGAGTACGTGGTTCCCCAGAAGCGTGCCATCTACGAGGACGTCTACGGAAAGACCGCCGGGGAGGAGTTCGACGTCGAGGCACTGTTCGAGGAGTACAGCGCCATCGGTGACCGCATCCGCTCAGCGGAGATGGACGTGAACGCAGGGGAGTTCCTGGCCGAGCACCTACACGACGGGGACAACGTGATGCTCGAGGGTGCACAGGGAACGTCACTCGATATCGACCACGGCATCTATCCGTTCGTGACGTCGTCGAATCCGACCGCTGGCTACGCTGCGACCGGCACCGGTCTCGGGGTAACTGACGTCGGACGGGGGGAGGTCATCGGGATCGTGAAAGCCTATCTCTCACGGGTCGGGACGGGCCCGCTTCCAACCGAACTCGACGGTGAACTCGCGGAGTACATCCGCGAGGAAGGTGGCGAATACGGGACGGTTACGGGGCGGCCGCGCCGTGTCGGCTGGCTCGACCTACCGATGCTTCGCCACGCGGCCCGTGCGAGTGGGTTCACCGGTATCGCGATCAACCACCTCGACGTCATCGCCGGCCTCGACGAAGTGAAGGTCGGACACGCCTACGAACTCGACGGCGACACCATCGAAACGATGCCGGCCACGACCGAACGCTGGGGCGACTGCGATCCGGTCTATCGGACTTTCGACGGCTGGCCCGAGGTCGACTGGGACGAGATCGCCGCGGAAGGGTACGACGCCCTTCCGGCGGCCGCACAGGAATACGTCGAGTACGTCGAGACGGAGGTCGGTGTACCGGCATACGCACTCAGCATCGGTCCCGGTCGCGAACAGTCGATCGTCCGAACGAATCCGTTCGCCTGA
- a CDS encoding mandelate racemase/muconate lactonizing enzyme family protein, translating to MKTSLTPFELSLSTPLRTSAGRIDGRRGWVLRAGSDPMGFGEATPLAGFTEDRSSCERALHRAIDHVEDGDIPAAYESVTGTPAARNALSTALLDRDARHAGRPLYRELGAERAVERLPVQATIGDGDPTATAETARTAVDEGFQTLKIKVGAGSLDRDVSRLESVRMTVGTTVTIRVDANGSWGRATATDAIDRFREYDVALVEQPLPPADLVGHRNLRGRLPIALDESLLEASPESIFETAAADALVLKPMALGGPDVARAIAVRALENDIDVIVSNTIDGTIGRTAAVHLAASLPERTASGLATASMLETDLAPDPAPVSAGRIAVPQAPGIGITEVTIDA from the coding sequence ATGAAGACGTCACTCACCCCGTTCGAACTGTCGCTCTCGACGCCACTCCGGACGAGTGCCGGGCGGATCGACGGCCGACGGGGGTGGGTCCTCCGTGCCGGCTCGGACCCGATGGGTTTCGGTGAAGCGACCCCGCTGGCTGGGTTCACCGAGGACCGATCGTCCTGTGAAAGGGCGCTCCACCGGGCCATCGACCACGTCGAGGACGGCGACATTCCAGCAGCCTACGAATCCGTCACCGGCACTCCGGCTGCCCGTAACGCACTCTCGACGGCCCTGCTCGACCGTGACGCTCGGCACGCCGGCCGGCCGCTCTACCGCGAATTGGGTGCCGAACGTGCCGTCGAGAGACTCCCCGTTCAGGCGACCATCGGCGATGGCGACCCGACGGCCACAGCAGAGACGGCCCGGACAGCCGTCGACGAGGGGTTCCAGACGCTCAAGATCAAGGTCGGTGCTGGGAGTCTCGACCGAGACGTCAGCCGGCTGGAATCGGTCAGGATGACAGTCGGGACGACCGTCACCATCCGCGTCGACGCGAACGGAAGCTGGGGCCGCGCGACGGCCACGGACGCCATCGACCGCTTCCGCGAGTACGACGTCGCGCTCGTCGAGCAACCGTTGCCACCGGCCGACCTCGTCGGCCATCGGAATCTGCGGGGCCGACTCCCGATCGCACTCGACGAATCACTCCTCGAGGCCTCCCCCGAGTCGATCTTCGAGACTGCGGCCGCAGACGCGCTCGTCCTCAAGCCGATGGCGCTCGGGGGACCGGACGTCGCCCGCGCGATCGCGGTGCGAGCCCTCGAGAACGACATCGACGTGATCGTCTCGAACACCATCGACGGCACGATAGGGAGAACGGCCGCCGTCCATCTGGCCGCGAGTCTCCCGGAACGAACCGCCTCGGGGCTGGCCACTGCGTCGATGCTCGAAACCGATCTGGCCCCTGACCCGGCGCCCGTGAGTGCTGGCCGGATAGCCGTCCCGCAAGCACCCGGTATCGGCATCACCGAGGTGACCATCGATGCGTGA
- the menE gene encoding o-succinylbenzoate--CoA ligase, which translates to MRDWLTIRREATPRDLALVDAETAERWTYAALDADVDVLAGRLQTLGVGPGDMVGVVMETRPTFVRLLWAVQRLGATLVTFNARLTPAEIADQRATIEPVLFVTDRENERTVVTAAERDASMSSRRTPVVSVNEPTVVSTQSLEDTTSGTVARRAVSLEDTVAILFTSGTTGEPKPVRITAQNVLASAIASAFRLGVVPDDRWLLCLPMYHMGGLSIPIRTMVYGTTTVVRRGFDPGAVIRTLEDHSITGVSLVPTMLRRLLDEDDLPDSLRFALVGGGPTTVELAERALERGVPIHPTYGMTETASQITTATPSDLEAAPDSVGRPLVGTDLAILDPDGEPTAIGEQGEIAVAGWTVSPGYWGEDPRPADDWFRTGDVGYRDEAGRLYVTGRASELIVTGGENVVPGEVRETILAHRAVEDAVVVGLPDEEWGERVAALVVTTSTLTGTDLRSFLEARLAGFKLPRDIRFVDSLPRTPSGTVDREAARSVLRDADA; encoded by the coding sequence ATGCGTGACTGGCTCACGATCCGGCGTGAGGCGACCCCTCGTGACCTCGCACTCGTCGATGCCGAGACCGCCGAGCGCTGGACGTACGCAGCACTGGATGCTGACGTGGATGTCCTGGCCGGGCGACTGCAGACGCTGGGCGTGGGTCCTGGCGATATGGTCGGCGTGGTCATGGAGACACGGCCCACATTCGTCAGGCTTCTGTGGGCGGTCCAGCGACTCGGAGCGACGCTGGTCACGTTCAACGCCCGGTTGACGCCAGCCGAAATCGCCGACCAGCGGGCAACGATCGAACCGGTGCTTTTCGTCACCGACCGAGAGAACGAACGCACCGTGGTCACTGCGGCCGAGCGAGACGCGTCGATGTCCTCGCGTCGAACGCCCGTCGTCAGCGTCAACGAGCCAACGGTCGTATCGACGCAGTCCCTCGAGGACACGACGAGTGGGACGGTCGCCCGACGAGCGGTGTCGCTCGAAGACACGGTCGCCATCCTGTTCACCTCCGGAACCACCGGCGAGCCCAAGCCAGTGCGAATTACGGCACAGAACGTCCTGGCCAGTGCAATTGCCTCGGCGTTCCGTCTCGGTGTCGTTCCGGACGACCGCTGGCTCCTCTGTCTTCCGATGTACCACATGGGTGGGCTCTCGATACCGATTCGGACGATGGTCTACGGGACGACGACGGTAGTGCGCCGAGGGTTCGATCCTGGGGCGGTCATCCGGACGCTCGAGGACCACTCCATCACCGGCGTCTCGCTCGTGCCGACGATGCTCAGGCGGTTGCTGGACGAGGACGACCTGCCCGATTCGCTGAGGTTTGCGCTCGTCGGTGGCGGGCCGACGACCGTCGAACTGGCGGAGCGAGCCCTCGAACGTGGCGTACCGATCCACCCGACGTACGGAATGACGGAGACGGCCTCCCAGATAACGACGGCGACCCCGTCGGACCTCGAAGCCGCCCCCGATAGCGTCGGTCGACCACTCGTCGGCACCGACCTCGCCATCCTCGACCCCGACGGTGAACCGACGGCCATCGGCGAGCAGGGAGAAATAGCCGTCGCAGGGTGGACGGTCTCGCCAGGCTACTGGGGAGAGGACCCCCGGCCCGCGGACGACTGGTTCCGAACCGGCGACGTGGGCTATCGGGACGAGGCCGGTCGACTCTACGTCACTGGCCGGGCGAGCGAACTGATAGTGACTGGTGGCGAGAACGTCGTTCCGGGCGAGGTTCGCGAGACGATTCTGGCTCATCGGGCGGTCGAGGACGCGGTCGTGGTCGGGTTGCCAGACGAGGAGTGGGGCGAACGGGTCGCGGCGCTCGTCGTGACGACGTCGACGCTTACCGGGACCGACCTACGTTCGTTCCTCGAAGCACGCCTCGCTGGGTTCAAACTGCCCCGTGACATCCGATTCGTCGATTCGCTGCCGCGGACGCCGTCGGGGACGGTCGACCGGGAAGCGGCCCGATCCGTTCTCCGGGACGCGGACGCTTAA
- a CDS encoding molybdopterin-dependent oxidoreductase — MTVRDVTDLYTEFGDERLPPGQRRTDDFLIFSMDGTPSVDERSWQFEVWGAVDDELTLSLKEFKALPSESQRQDFHCVTGWSKLDCVFTGIPFTELANSVGVHDDAVHVLFHARDGYTTDLPLADCLRDEVLFAWNEDGEPLEPAHGGPLRVVTPHKYAYKGAKWITGVEFLTEPRRGYWEKRGYSVTADPWAEDRYS; from the coding sequence ATGACCGTTCGGGACGTAACGGACCTCTACACGGAGTTCGGCGACGAACGGCTGCCGCCGGGACAACGGCGCACCGACGATTTCCTCATCTTCTCCATGGATGGGACGCCGTCGGTCGACGAGCGGTCCTGGCAGTTCGAGGTGTGGGGTGCCGTCGACGACGAACTGACACTCTCCCTAAAGGAATTCAAGGCGCTCCCCAGCGAGTCCCAGCGCCAGGATTTTCACTGCGTCACCGGCTGGAGCAAACTCGACTGTGTCTTCACCGGCATCCCCTTCACCGAGCTCGCGAACAGCGTCGGTGTCCACGACGATGCGGTCCACGTCCTGTTCCACGCACGAGACGGGTACACGACGGATCTCCCGCTTGCGGACTGCCTTCGGGACGAGGTGCTGTTCGCCTGGAACGAGGACGGCGAGCCACTGGAACCGGCCCACGGCGGGCCGCTTCGAGTCGTCACCCCACACAAGTACGCCTACAAGGGTGCGAAGTGGATCACCGGGGTCGAATTTCTAACCGAACCCCGTCGTGGGTACTGGGAGAAGCGGGGCTACTCGGTGACCGCCGACCCCTGGGCCGAAGACCGATACAGTTAG
- a CDS encoding UPF0058 family protein, which produces MHKDELLDLHEEMVSIKDQFLEFDHISASDFDSYEQLDVDPSHVHKSKSEHKHAVFVLGNAIAAAMSEDEFSSAGRISKRMSELADDASQKL; this is translated from the coding sequence ATGCACAAGGACGAACTCCTCGACCTGCACGAGGAGATGGTTTCAATCAAAGACCAGTTCCTCGAGTTCGACCACATCTCGGCGTCGGATTTCGATTCGTACGAACAGCTCGATGTCGACCCGAGTCACGTCCACAAATCGAAGAGCGAACACAAACACGCCGTCTTCGTGCTCGGCAACGCCATCGCGGCGGCGATGAGCGAAGACGAGTTCTCGAGTGCGGGTCGCATCAGCAAGCGCATGTCGGAACTCGCCGACGACGCGTCACAGAAGCTGTAA
- the menD gene encoding 2-succinyl-5-enolpyruvyl-6-hydroxy-3-cyclohexene-1-carboxylic-acid synthase: protein MTAPNRNTLWARAIVDELAKGGVDAVVVAPGSRSTPLTVAAARDDRITVYNHPDERSAAYFALGRAKRTGDPTPLICTSGTAAANFHPAVVEGDQSRTPMILLTADRPPELRDSGANQTIDQVGLYGSAVRDQTDLPEPEPDDRKLRSLRTTMSRALATSKGAPAGPVHLNVPFRKPLEPVAVPGDVPDSFAKEHRLAARGRDGPFIAPTVGRPTVTDDELSDLEAAIEGADRGLIVAGPDDTRGVSATAIADLAAASGFPVFADPLSGVRYGPHRHRATILGSYDGFLDQSAYANWSLPDVVFRFGASPTSKPLRSFLADTGGRQFVVDPAAGWREATFTASDLVVADPNRLATQLAESVSRPAAREWHESLLAAAERHWEAVEERADDALEGRYLQQVVADAPDPATLVVGNSMPVRDLDRFGRPRDADLTVVGNRGASGIDGTTSTALGAGSATEDPLVYVTGDLSYFHDMNGLLALDRFDCSATIVVIDNDGGGIFHMLPIEDHDPPFTDQFKTPHGIDLSATEDLYGLTFDAVEDLASFASSYRESLDSPGTDVIAVRTDAERSHRQREAIKRDVVRSLA, encoded by the coding sequence ATGACGGCGCCGAATCGGAACACGCTGTGGGCACGGGCAATCGTCGACGAACTCGCGAAGGGCGGTGTCGACGCGGTCGTGGTCGCACCGGGCAGCCGGTCGACACCCCTGACCGTGGCGGCCGCCAGAGACGACCGAATCACGGTCTACAACCACCCCGACGAGCGATCAGCGGCCTACTTCGCGCTCGGTCGGGCCAAGCGCACCGGCGACCCGACGCCATTGATCTGTACGTCCGGGACGGCCGCGGCGAACTTCCATCCCGCCGTGGTGGAGGGCGACCAATCTCGGACACCGATGATCCTGCTGACTGCAGACCGACCGCCGGAGCTCCGTGACTCCGGCGCCAATCAGACCATCGACCAGGTGGGGTTGTACGGGTCGGCAGTCAGAGACCAGACCGACCTCCCAGAACCCGAACCCGACGATAGAAAACTTCGCTCGTTGCGGACCACAATGAGTCGCGCACTCGCGACCTCGAAGGGGGCGCCTGCCGGTCCCGTCCACCTGAACGTTCCGTTCCGAAAGCCCCTCGAACCGGTCGCGGTTCCAGGAGACGTTCCAGACTCGTTTGCCAAAGAGCATCGACTCGCTGCCCGAGGCCGCGACGGCCCGTTCATCGCTCCCACCGTGGGTCGTCCCACCGTGACGGACGATGAACTGTCCGACCTCGAAGCGGCGATCGAGGGTGCCGACCGGGGTCTCATCGTCGCCGGTCCGGACGACACGCGCGGTGTGTCGGCGACGGCGATCGCCGATCTCGCTGCGGCGAGCGGATTCCCCGTGTTCGCCGACCCGCTCTCCGGGGTCAGATACGGTCCCCATCGACACCGGGCAACGATTCTGGGCTCGTACGATGGATTTCTGGACCAGTCCGCGTACGCGAACTGGTCGCTGCCCGACGTCGTCTTTCGATTCGGAGCCTCGCCGACCTCGAAGCCGCTTCGCTCCTTCCTCGCAGACACGGGGGGCCGTCAGTTCGTCGTGGACCCTGCGGCAGGGTGGCGAGAGGCGACGTTCACGGCGTCGGATCTCGTCGTCGCCGATCCGAACCGCCTGGCCACCCAGTTGGCCGAGAGCGTCTCCAGGCCCGCGGCCCGTGAGTGGCACGAGTCGCTCCTCGCGGCCGCAGAACGGCACTGGGAGGCCGTCGAGGAGCGGGCCGATGATGCGCTGGAAGGTCGGTATCTCCAGCAGGTGGTCGCCGACGCCCCCGACCCCGCCACGCTCGTCGTCGGGAACAGTATGCCAGTCCGCGACCTCGACCGGTTCGGCCGTCCACGGGACGCGGACCTCACCGTCGTCGGCAATCGAGGAGCGAGCGGTATCGACGGGACGACGAGTACGGCGCTGGGGGCGGGCAGTGCGACCGAGGACCCACTCGTGTACGTGACGGGCGATCTGAGCTATTTCCACGACATGAACGGCCTGCTCGCACTCGACAGATTCGACTGCTCCGCGACCATCGTCGTGATCGACAACGACGGCGGCGGCATCTTCCACATGCTGCCCATCGAGGACCACGACCCACCGTTCACCGACCAATTCAAGACGCCCCACGGGATCGACCTCTCGGCGACCGAGGACCTCTACGGCCTGACCTTCGACGCGGTCGAGGACCTGGCGTCGTTCGCGTCGAGCTACCGCGAATCGCTCGATTCGCCGGGGACCGACGTCATCGCCGTGCGTACCGATGCCGAACGGAGTCACCGCCAGCGGGAGGCCATCAAGCGGGACGTCGTTCGGTCCCTCGCCTGA
- a CDS encoding 1,4-dihydroxy-2-naphthoate polyprenyltransferase produces MTDVQHRTKAWLMAARPQTLPAAASPVIVGTAMAYSAEVFALLPALAALVGAELLQIATNFANDYFDAVKGADTDDRQGFTRVTQSGLIPPEQVKVATAATFGLAFLVGIYLVVVGGLPIVVIGLASILAGITYTGGPYPFGYHGLGDLFVFVFFGLIAVTGTYYVQAASFVAGAFPLWMPPGTITVDVLVASLPMAALSTAILVVNNVRDLETDRATGKITLAVRLGYRGSRLEFLWLLALAYLVPGFFVLAGYGVTSLLPLLSLPFAARVWRTVSTETSGEALNPALEDTGKLLAIYAVLFAIGVVI; encoded by the coding sequence ATGACCGACGTTCAGCACCGCACGAAGGCCTGGCTCATGGCAGCCCGGCCACAGACGCTCCCCGCGGCCGCATCCCCGGTGATCGTCGGGACGGCAATGGCGTACAGCGCGGAGGTCTTCGCGCTTCTTCCCGCCCTCGCGGCGCTGGTCGGTGCCGAGTTGCTCCAGATCGCGACCAACTTCGCGAACGACTATTTCGATGCGGTGAAGGGCGCCGACACTGACGACAGGCAGGGATTCACCCGCGTGACGCAATCGGGATTGATCCCACCGGAACAGGTGAAGGTGGCCACCGCAGCGACGTTCGGACTCGCCTTCCTCGTGGGCATCTACCTGGTCGTCGTCGGCGGGCTTCCGATCGTCGTCATCGGGCTCGCGAGCATCCTCGCCGGCATCACCTACACCGGCGGCCCGTACCCCTTCGGGTACCACGGTCTCGGAGACCTGTTCGTGTTCGTCTTCTTCGGACTGATCGCCGTCACCGGCACCTACTACGTACAGGCCGCGTCCTTCGTCGCCGGCGCGTTCCCGCTCTGGATGCCCCCTGGGACCATCACCGTCGACGTCCTCGTCGCCAGCCTCCCGATGGCCGCGCTCTCGACGGCCATCCTCGTCGTCAACAACGTCCGCGACCTGGAGACCGACCGAGCGACGGGGAAGATCACGCTCGCCGTCCGACTCGGCTACCGCGGGAGTCGACTCGAGTTCCTCTGGCTGCTGGCACTGGCGTACCTCGTCCCCGGGTTCTTCGTCCTCGCGGGGTATGGGGTCACGTCGCTCCTTCCACTGCTGAGCCTCCCGTTCGCCGCCAGGGTCTGGCGGACGGTCAGCACCGAGACGTCGGGTGAGGCGCTGAACCCGGCACTCGAGGACACGGGGAAACTGCTCGCCATCTACGCCGTGCTCTTCGCCATCGGGGTCGTGATATGA
- a CDS encoding 1,4-dihydroxy-2-naphthoyl-CoA synthase — MVSALFDPERWETVDAFDFRDLTYHRATDVGAVRIAFDRPAVRNAFRPGTVDELYTALDHAKRQTDVGAVILTGNGPSSKDGGWAFCSGGDQTVRGDSGYEYGDGEDGGADPGKTGRLHILEVQRLIRHIPKPVIAAVPGWAVGGGHSLHVVTDLTVASEEHAKFLQTDPDVASFDAGFGSAYLAKQIGQKKAREVFFLGKTYDAEEAADMGMVNEAVPHEQVEDVALDWAAEITSKSPTAIRMLKYGFNLTDDGMVGQQVFAGEATRLAYMTDEAKEGREAFVEKRDPEFDEFPWHY; from the coding sequence ATGGTTTCTGCACTCTTCGACCCGGAACGCTGGGAGACTGTCGACGCGTTCGATTTCCGGGATCTCACCTACCACCGGGCGACGGACGTCGGAGCCGTCCGGATCGCCTTCGACCGCCCGGCGGTCCGCAACGCCTTTCGTCCGGGGACCGTGGACGAACTCTACACCGCCCTCGACCACGCCAAACGCCAGACGGACGTCGGCGCCGTCATCCTGACCGGGAACGGGCCGTCGTCCAAGGACGGCGGCTGGGCCTTCTGCTCGGGAGGCGACCAGACCGTCAGGGGCGATTCCGGCTACGAATACGGTGACGGCGAAGACGGAGGGGCTGACCCGGGCAAGACCGGCCGCCTTCACATCCTCGAGGTCCAGCGACTCATCCGTCACATCCCGAAACCGGTCATCGCAGCGGTGCCCGGATGGGCGGTTGGCGGCGGACACAGCCTCCACGTCGTGACCGATCTCACCGTCGCGAGCGAGGAGCACGCGAAGTTCCTCCAGACCGACCCCGACGTCGCGAGTTTCGACGCTGGCTTCGGGTCGGCCTACCTCGCGAAACAGATCGGCCAGAAGAAGGCTCGTGAGGTGTTCTTCCTCGGGAAAACCTACGACGCCGAGGAGGCAGCGGACATGGGAATGGTCAACGAGGCCGTCCCGCACGAACAAGTAGAGGACGTCGCCCTCGACTGGGCCGCGGAGATCACGTCGAAGAGCCCGACGGCCATCCGCATGCTCAAGTACGGCTTCAACCTGACCGACGACGGGATGGTCGGCCAGCAGGTGTTCGCTGGCGAGGCGACTCGCCTCGCGTACATGACCGACGAGGCGAAGGAGGGACGCGAGGCGTTCGTCGAGAAGCGGGACCCGGAATTCGACGAGTTCCCCTGGCACTACTGA
- a CDS encoding methytransferase partner Trm112 — MKEDLMDIICCPLDKHELELTVEEETDGDIVSGTLTCTDCGEVYPIEDGIPNLLPPDMRDDVAA, encoded by the coding sequence GTGAAAGAAGACCTGATGGATATCATCTGCTGCCCGCTCGACAAACACGAACTGGAGTTGACCGTCGAAGAGGAGACCGACGGGGACATCGTCTCGGGAACGCTCACCTGCACGGACTGTGGGGAGGTCTATCCGATCGAGGACGGTATTCCGAACCTCCTTCCGCCGGACATGCGTGACGACGTCGCGGCCTGA
- a CDS encoding cell surface protein: MPTVEVNIPDHIEMQIAQFVEQGEFVSQEEAVEQLLSAGIRAYKTSGPVDEDGSLEDEGMMGHDDEYVF, translated from the coding sequence ATGCCCACGGTGGAAGTCAACATCCCCGACCACATCGAGATGCAGATTGCCCAGTTCGTCGAACAAGGAGAGTTCGTCAGCCAGGAGGAGGCCGTCGAACAGTTGCTGTCGGCCGGCATCCGTGCCTACAAGACGAGTGGCCCCGTCGACGAGGACGGTTCCCTCGAGGACGAGGGGATGATGGGACACGACGACGAATACGTCTTCTGA
- a CDS encoding isochorismate synthase MenF: MASRDGQETTQTAARLVSRSVSIPPTPLRDVLRMDRPIHAAWTAPGERTLVASGAATTVATDGSDRFATIRDRGANAFDTLDTTDVAREARPRFIGGFAFHDRHDRVTPWQEFPGAWFVLPKVQVVLGDDGGWITVTADASDRTTTELDTLADSIRDGVLTAGPVGTAPGVESTTRATTYDQWTDQLDGALARIENGEIEKVTLAQTLRAELGAPFALAGTLERLGETYPDCFRFSFRPDADEYPTTPPGEEPAAAPTFFGASPERLVTKQGESLLTGALASTVGRGETPAEDDRLTATLESDEKFEREHEVVVQSIHDQLAPVARNVRPGERSVRKLDSVQHLYTPVEATPIAEHVLDLVEALHPTPAVGGLPPSVALETIRRTEAFDRGWYAAPVGWFDESGDGTFAVGIRSAVAAATTATLFAGNGIVADSNPHAEWDEVQLKYEPILDALR; encoded by the coding sequence ATGGCATCGCGCGACGGGCAGGAAACGACGCAGACGGCGGCTCGACTCGTCAGTCGGTCGGTGTCCATCCCGCCGACGCCGCTCCGTGACGTCCTTCGAATGGACCGACCGATACACGCAGCCTGGACCGCCCCGGGTGAACGGACCCTGGTCGCCAGCGGCGCAGCGACGACGGTCGCGACGGACGGGTCGGACCGATTCGCGACGATACGAGACCGAGGAGCGAATGCGTTCGACACACTCGACACGACAGACGTCGCACGGGAGGCCCGGCCGCGGTTCATCGGTGGATTCGCCTTCCACGATAGACACGACCGGGTCACACCCTGGCAGGAGTTCCCCGGCGCGTGGTTCGTCCTCCCGAAGGTCCAGGTCGTCCTTGGAGACGACGGTGGGTGGATCACGGTGACGGCGGATGCGAGCGATCGGACGACGACGGAGTTGGATACGCTAGCTGACTCCATTCGCGATGGTGTCCTCACGGCAGGACCGGTCGGGACTGCACCCGGGGTCGAATCCACCACGAGAGCCACGACCTACGACCAGTGGACCGACCAGCTCGACGGCGCCCTGGCACGGATCGAGAACGGCGAAATCGAGAAGGTGACGCTGGCACAGACGCTCCGTGCCGAACTCGGCGCTCCGTTCGCACTCGCAGGAACGCTCGAACGCCTCGGCGAGACCTATCCCGACTGCTTTCGCTTCTCGTTCAGGCCGGACGCCGACGAGTATCCCACCACGCCACCTGGCGAGGAACCGGCCGCTGCACCCACGTTCTTCGGCGCGTCTCCAGAGCGTCTCGTGACGAAACAAGGGGAGTCACTCCTCACGGGCGCACTCGCGAGTACCGTGGGCCGCGGGGAGACGCCGGCAGAAGACGACAGACTGACCGCGACACTCGAGTCCGACGAGAAGTTCGAGCGCGAACACGAGGTGGTCGTCCAGAGTATCCACGATCAGTTGGCGCCGGTCGCCCGAAACGTCCGTCCCGGCGAGCGGTCGGTTCGGAAACTCGACTCGGTCCAGCACCTCTACACGCCGGTCGAAGCCACGCCGATAGCCGAGCACGTCCTCGACCTCGTCGAGGCACTCCACCCGACCCCGGCGGTCGGCGGCCTTCCACCGTCGGTGGCTCTGGAGACGATCCGTCGTACCGAGGCGTTCGATCGCGGCTGGTACGCTGCTCCCGTCGGGTGGTTCGACGAGTCGGGCGATGGGACGTTCGCGGTCGGCATCCGGTCTGCGGTCGCCGCGGCGACGACGGCGACGCTGTTCGCCGGAAACGGTATCGTGGCCGACTCGAACCCACACGCGGAGTGGGACGAAGTACAACTGAAATACGAACCCATCCTGGACGCCTTGCGATGA